In a genomic window of Sulfurimonas denitrificans DSM 1251:
- a CDS encoding TonB-dependent receptor plug domain-containing protein → MNKIKLSLLAALLLNSQISASDTVELEQISIATKTSKSINGVAATVEVVTQKEIEQMGAYSLKEIIERAQGLNVMYGTFPNASSKSKASITIRGMSANGTLILLDGRRLAGEVQNPYDLERIPASVVERIEIVKGPMSSLYGADAVGGVINIITKRPKDALKIDAGARYGANGDGEADSLNLNLSIQDKIDKFAYSAYATMTTTKPYTQKESENVWAPVPGNRVAPSAHPNPNISGNIKDSYKQDVTYREDSDVYTLGSRVSYDFSSDFTLGFDVNYFVEEREGAYIGYFHPSAYGVPLFNVPVNSSDKNNRLDLSLDATYKAMDELEIKARVYNSNYEKRNKTTAREYAAMGYASEEASAQNGMDADVDIKVAELSALYMASDEHLVTIGGEYREETRDSSVFSQASTLTRKEMDYKSFYLQDEWQMSEKLSAIVGARYDAISNADSKATFRLGGVYEFDKMASLRANFAQGYRVPDIREMYIFKQTPAGLQVGAQAMGYDLKPESTNAYEIGLGGQNGVVSYDLVFFYNDVKDMIAQTMGLYGGNAAYTFENVADANTKGIELSLKYKISSDLSSSFYWSELRTKNEATKKDLEFQPERTVMLGVDYKFTHALSGGIFAKYIGEQYYTNVLNRGAPNESRMEATADGFTTLDLRGEYKLNKTFDIYGGINNITDEKVEDVLGSNVGVYYFAGLRAHF, encoded by the coding sequence GTGAATAAAATAAAGTTGAGTCTTTTGGCTGCATTGCTCTTAAATTCGCAAATAAGCGCAAGTGATACAGTAGAACTAGAGCAAATTAGTATAGCTACAAAAACTTCAAAAAGTATAAATGGAGTTGCGGCAACAGTTGAAGTAGTTACACAAAAAGAGATAGAGCAGATGGGGGCGTATAGTCTCAAAGAGATCATAGAAAGAGCACAAGGGTTAAATGTCATGTACGGTACATTTCCAAATGCCTCTTCAAAGAGCAAAGCTTCTATAACCATAAGAGGAATGAGTGCAAACGGCACTCTTATTTTGCTTGATGGCAGACGATTGGCAGGTGAAGTGCAAAACCCTTACGACCTTGAGCGGATTCCTGCTTCTGTTGTTGAGCGCATTGAGATTGTAAAAGGTCCTATGAGTTCACTTTATGGTGCAGATGCTGTTGGAGGTGTTATAAATATCATCACAAAAAGACCTAAAGATGCTCTTAAAATCGATGCAGGTGCAAGATATGGGGCAAATGGTGATGGTGAGGCAGATAGCTTAAATTTAAATCTCTCTATCCAAGATAAGATAGATAAATTTGCATATAGTGCGTATGCGACTATGACTACTACAAAACCATACACTCAAAAAGAGAGCGAGAATGTTTGGGCACCAGTTCCAGGAAACAGAGTAGCTCCATCTGCTCATCCAAATCCAAATATAAGCGGCAATATAAAAGACAGCTACAAACAAGATGTAACTTACCGTGAAGATAGTGATGTTTATACTTTAGGCTCAAGAGTGAGTTATGACTTTTCATCAGATTTTACACTTGGGTTTGATGTTAACTACTTTGTGGAGGAGCGCGAAGGAGCATATATAGGCTACTTCCATCCATCTGCTTATGGGGTGCCTCTTTTTAATGTTCCTGTTAACTCAAGCGATAAGAACAACCGCTTAGATTTGAGTCTTGATGCTACTTATAAAGCTATGGATGAGTTAGAGATAAAAGCAAGAGTTTATAACAGCAACTATGAAAAAAGAAATAAGACTACAGCAAGAGAGTACGCTGCTATGGGGTATGCAAGTGAGGAAGCATCTGCACAAAACGGTATGGATGCGGATGTGGATATAAAAGTAGCTGAACTTAGCGCACTATACATGGCAAGTGATGAGCACTTAGTTACTATAGGAGGCGAGTATAGAGAAGAGACAAGGGATTCAAGTGTTTTTTCTCAAGCAAGTACCCTCACTAGAAAAGAGATGGATTATAAATCGTTTTATCTGCAAGATGAGTGGCAGATGAGTGAAAAACTAAGCGCAATAGTTGGTGCTAGATATGATGCGATAAGCAATGCAGATTCAAAAGCAACTTTTCGTCTAGGCGGTGTTTATGAGTTTGACAAAATGGCATCTCTTAGAGCAAATTTTGCGCAAGGGTATAGAGTGCCAGATATCAGAGAGATGTATATCTTTAAGCAGACTCCAGCAGGGCTTCAAGTTGGTGCCCAAGCAATGGGATATGACTTAAAGCCAGAGTCCACAAACGCTTATGAGATAGGACTTGGTGGACAAAATGGAGTTGTGAGTTATGATTTGGTCTTTTTTTACAATGATGTCAAAGATATGATAGCTCAAACAATGGGGCTCTATGGTGGAAATGCTGCTTATACATTTGAGAATGTCGCAGATGCAAATACTAAGGGTATTGAGTTGTCATTAAAGTATAAGATAAGCAGTGATTTGAGCAGCAGTTTCTATTGGAGTGAATTAAGAACAAAAAATGAAGCAACAAAAAAAGATTTAGAGTTTCAGCCAGAGAGAACTGTAATGCTAGGAGTTGACTATAAGTTTACACATGCACTTAGCGGAGGCATTTTTGCAAAGTATATAGGAGAACAGTACTATACAAATGTGTTAAACAGAGGTGCGCCAAACGAGAGCCGTATGGAAGCAACAGCTGATGGATTCACAACACTAGATTTAAGAGGCGAATACAAGCTAAATAAAACTTTTGATATATATGGAGGTATAAACAATATAACGGATGAAAAAGTAGAGGATGTACTTGGCTCAAATGTGGGCGTTTACTATTTTGCAGGTCTAAGAGCACACTTTTAG
- a CDS encoding TonB-dependent receptor plug domain-containing protein — MILIDGKRISASDSLIGMSDFAYSWVPLNAIKKIEVIKGPMSSLYGSSAIGGVVNIITKKPTDSFFGEVDAKYGFSSADGGDEQDYSINVGGKITDKLSATIFAQAIKIEPMKDGTNVLAKREGRDVKNAILNLWYDIDDSQQIAISSMRGDEIRDNLKYKEYYDIEKSHDSIEYRKYFDNVKMNLKYYMTSLDAHSDDTSLLYTHKMDDEVMNAEFAISAIDDNYIILGAERRVEKYHKAYDFTPAKDFKDEIDYTSFYLQDEIAVGEKTLLTLGARYDKHEKFGAELSPKANLVYKLDEYNRLKGGYGHGFNAPSLTQNSDDYVLAYPINTSSMPMQFYRFRGNSALKPEVSDSFEVGYEYARDTTSFKATVFYTKVSDLITYKDNGTTVAMPIAYQEKLYSNVDEAAIYGLEVEYEEKEILSN, encoded by the coding sequence TTGATTTTAATAGATGGCAAGAGAATAAGTGCTAGTGATTCGCTTATTGGGATGAGTGATTTTGCATATAGCTGGGTTCCTCTTAATGCCATAAAAAAGATAGAAGTCATCAAAGGTCCTATGAGCTCACTTTATGGCTCTAGTGCAATCGGCGGGGTGGTAAATATCATTACAAAAAAACCAACAGATAGTTTTTTTGGAGAAGTTGATGCAAAGTACGGCTTTAGCAGTGCAGATGGCGGAGATGAACAAGACTACTCAATAAATGTTGGAGGCAAGATAACCGACAAACTCTCAGCAACTATTTTTGCTCAAGCAATTAAGATAGAGCCTATGAAAGATGGCACAAATGTTTTAGCCAAAAGAGAGGGCAGGGATGTTAAAAATGCTATTTTAAACCTCTGGTACGATATAGATGACTCACAACAAATAGCTATCTCATCCATGAGAGGAGATGAGATTAGAGATAATCTGAAATACAAAGAGTACTACGATATTGAAAAAAGTCATGACTCCATAGAGTATAGAAAATATTTTGATAATGTAAAAATGAATCTAAAATATTACATGACATCACTAGATGCTCACTCGGATGATACAAGTCTGCTCTATACACATAAGATGGATGATGAGGTCATGAATGCGGAGTTTGCAATAAGCGCGATTGATGATAACTACATCATACTCGGCGCAGAGAGAAGAGTTGAGAAGTATCATAAAGCCTATGATTTTACTCCTGCAAAAGATTTTAAAGATGAGATAGATTACACATCGTTTTATCTTCAAGATGAGATAGCAGTTGGAGAAAAAACTCTTCTTACTCTTGGTGCAAGATATGACAAGCATGAGAAGTTTGGAGCAGAGCTAAGCCCAAAAGCAAATCTTGTTTATAAACTTGATGAATATAACAGATTAAAAGGCGGCTACGGACATGGCTTCAACGCTCCCTCTTTAACTCAAAACTCAGATGATTATGTCCTTGCATACCCCATAAATACCTCTTCTATGCCTATGCAGTTTTACAGATTTAGGGGAAATAGCGCTCTTAAGCCAGAAGTCTCCGATAGCTTTGAAGTTGGGTATGAGTATGCAAGAGATACAACCTCATTTAAAGCAACTGTTTTTTATACAAAAGTGAGTGATCTCATTACCTATAAAGATAACGGAACAACTGTAGCAATGCCTATAGCATATCAGGAAAAACTATATTCAAATGTTGATGAAGCGGCTATTTATGGGCTTGAAGTGGAGTATGAAGAGAAGGAGATTTTATCTAATTAA